The DNA window CATTGATTAGACAGACTGAGCAGATTAAATGATATGCAATAATCTGTGTTATTTATGCAATCTTCGAAAAAACAGGAGTCGTTTCATTCCATATTTAATTAGTTTTTAATACAAAATTCCGGTTCGGGAAGCTTCGCTTCCCGAACCGGAATTAAACAATTTCATTTAGTCTTTCTATTATTATGCCTCGCAGGTATTATCTTTTCTGCAGCATTTTGATGCAAATTCTTTTTTGAATTTCCCTTTAAGCTCTTGATAATCTTCATCGTTCATTTCTCTGATCTTATCCGCCAATCCGAAAGGGGATTTTTCTTTAATTCCATATTCATCAAAAATACCTTTGATAAATCTTTTTCTTTGTGCGGCTTTTTTAGCGATTAGGGCTACACCTACAACGGCTAGTGCTCCAAGAGCTCCTTTTAATACTGAATTTTTCATTTTTTCAAAATTTTAAATTTTACTACTTCCTATTTTTTATATAGACGAATGAATTTTAATTTTACTTTACTACTTCTTTAAAAAATTTCAAATTATTCGTTGTTTCTGTTGAAGAATCCGCCTGAACATCTGTTTCTCCAGACTTCCTTGAATTTTTCTCTTTCCTCAGGTGACCAGGATTCCATTTTTTCTCTCATCTTTCTTTCCTTGAAATCTCTCATCCCTTTTCCAAAATGAAAGCCTCCGAAAAGAATCTTACTTAAAACCAGAATTCCCATGGCCTGCCAGAACGTGATAGCCTTTACTCCTAAAATATCAGGAAGAAGACAATTCCAAAGCGACATTACAATCCAGGTAACGGCAGCTAAGATCAACGGTGGACATAACAATAAAAAAATCCAGCCTTTTTTGTGTTTATAATTCATAATTTCTTTTTCTAACTTTTTAAATCTTCGTATAACTTTCTCAATCTGTTTCTTAAATGCTTCACAGCATAATTTTTCCTGCTGATGATGGTTTTGATGTTTTCTCCCTGTTCATTGGCAATCTCCTGGAGGGTTTTGTCGTTCAGTTCGTTTTCTACGTAGACCAGCCTTTGCTTTTCCGGAAGTTCATCAAGGGCTTCAAACAGCTTTTTCCAGATTTCATCCTGAAACATTTTTACCTCAGGGCCTGCGCTATCATCCATCAACAAGATATCTTTGATAGAAAAACTTCCGTCTTCATCTTCATAGACAAAGTCTTCAAGATTTTCTGTTTTCTTTTTACGGTAACGGTCAGTGATCTTATTTGCCGTCACCCTATACAGCCAGCCCCCTACATTCACAATCTCAGAAAGATTGGTAAGACTGCTGAACTGATACCACACCTCCTGCAGAATATCTTCCGCATCCTCAGTGTTTTTCACTTTGGGACGAATATACGACATCAGCTTCCCTCCGTAGTTGGAAACGGTTTGTGAGATGATGCTTTCTTTCTCCTTTTGTGGCATTGTTATTTTTTCGACAACCTCCATATTGCTATGACGACTATCCTTTTGGTTTTACTTTAATAAATTTAGAATATTTTTCCGAAACTTCAATTTTTCTATTATTCATCAGCTATTCAATTGCCAAAAAATATACTACATCCTCCCACATTACTCATTACTCATTACTCATGTTTCCCAGAGCTGTTTCCTGCTATCCGCTCATACTCCTCGCGCCAGCGCGCGCTCACGCTCAAACCCATCCACCCTCCGACGCATACTACGGGGTAACCGCTGCTATCAGGGCTAGAAACGGCAATTTACCCTTTTTCACAGTCATTGCGAGCAAAAGCGAAGCAATCTCAGCATCAGAATGAATATCTTTAAAAACATAACCTTTTAATCAATTGTTTCAGTTAGAGATTCCTCGCTCCACTTCGTTCCGCTCGGAATGACAAAAGGAAGCGCACACTTTTCAATATATTTATAGAAGAATAAAACTTAGTAGCATCAATTATAATAACAGTTGATTGTAAATTGAGTATCTGCGTAATCTATGAAATCTGCGAGAAAAGAAATTATTAAAGTAGAAATTCCTCGCTCCACTTCGTTACGCTCGGAATGACAAAAGGAGGTGTATGTTTTTCACTATATCCATAGAAGAATAGACTTAGTGTCATCAATTATAATAACAGTCGATTATAAATTGAGTATCTGCGTAATCTGTGAAATCTGCGGGAAAAGAAATTATTTAAAGTAGAGATTCCTCGCTCTACTCCGTTCCGCTCGGAATGACAAAAGGAGGTGTATGCTTTTCACTATACCTATGGAAGAGTAAAACTTAAATCATCAATTATAATAACAGTCGATTATAAATTATGGATCTGCGTAATCTGCGGGAAAAGAAATTATTAAAGTAGAGATTCCTCGCTCCAATTCGTTCCGCTCGGAATGACAAAAGGAAGCGCACACTTTTCAATATATTTATAGAAGAATAAAATTTAGTATCATCAATTATAATAACAGTTGATTATAAATTGAGTATCTGTGTAATCTGTGAAATTTGCGGGAAAAGAATTTATTTAAAGTGGAGATTCCTCGCTCTACTCCGTTCCGCTCCGAATGACAAAAGGAAGTGTATGTTTTTCACTGTATCCATAGAAGAATAAAACTTAGTATCATCAATTATAATAATAGTCGATTATAAATTGAGTATCTGCGTAAGCTATGAGATCTGCGGGAAAAGAAAATATTAAAGTAGAGATTCCTCGCTCCACTTCGTTCCGCTCGGAATGACAGAAAGAGGTTGAGAGTTTCACCTATCTGTGGAAGAACAAATTTTATCGGAGATAAAATCTTGGCGCCTTAAGAACATACAGCTTGTCAATAACCTTGCGCCGTTGCGTTTTTCCAACCTCTCATTTTTATTGATATATTCGTGTCATTGTGTTTAAAATAACAAAAAAAGAAACGGAAGACATCTAATGCCTCCCGCTTCTATTATTATAAAAATTATCGGTTACTTATTAAAATTTTCCGCAAAGAATCCAAGCATTGCCTTATACAATTCAATTCTGTTGGGTTCTTTTCCGAATCCGTGTCCTTCATCATATTTTACCATATAAGGAACTTCAAATCCCTTGGCACGCATCGCCTTCACGATCTGATCAGACTCATTGATGTTTACCCTTGGGTCATTGGCACCCTGTACCACAAACAATGGCTTTTTGATTTTATCAATCTGAAATACCGGTGATACTTCTTTGGCTATTTTAGCTTCTTCAGGATTATCAAGGTCATACCAGATCTGTTTTACCATTTCTTTGTAAGGTTTCCAATATTCCGGGAACGAACTGAAAAATGTAAAAATGTTGGATACTCCTACATAATCAACTCCACAAGCGTATAAATCCGGGGTTTTAATTAATCCCATTAATGTTGCATATCCACCATGACTACCCCCATAGATAGCTACTTTATCTTTGTCAATCCATCCCTGGCTGATGGCATATTTTACTCCGTCTTCTACATCATCCATTGCTTTTCTTCCGATTTGCTTATATCCGGATTTCTGGAATTCTTTTCCATAGCCACCCGAAATTCTGAAATTCACCTGAAGAGTAGCATAGCCTCTGCTTGCAAACAATTGTGTTTCGGGATTGAAACCCCAATGATCTCTGATTCCTTGTGGTCCACCGTGAGGATTTACAATTAATGGTACTTTTTTACCCTCCAAAGCGGCTTTAGGTAAAGTAATATATCCACGGATGGTCAATCCGTCTCTGCTTTTAAACTCAATGGGTCTCATCTCTGCCATATCACTTTCTTTAAGTTGTGGCATCAGATTGTACAGCAGTTTCAGCTCCTTTGTTTTGGTATCGTATTCGTAATATGTTCCATATAATTTATCACTGGCAACAACAACCAAAAGTTTATCATTATTGTCATCGGAAGAAACGATGCCAAATTCCTGATCTTTAAACTGAGATTTTAATTTGTTATCAATTTCCTTGTAAAATTTACTTACCGGAACCGTTTCTCCTTTTGTACCTTCATAACTGATGTAATCAAGTTCATAATTCCTGTTTTTACCGGCAACACTTATAGAGCTTACATCATATACCGGGTTGGAATAAACTTCTTTAATGACCGCATTTTTCTTCAGATCATATAAAACAATTCTGGTTTTGTCGCTATCCAAATCGGTGATAACATACGCTTCATCCTTGTTTTTAGAATTGTCATTGAATCTGATAATACCAAAAGTATTCGACCAATCTGTCGATTGAATAAGATTAAATTTACCCGTTTGCAGGTCTTTATAATATGTTTTGTTGGTCAATCCGTTTTCCAGAATAGTATACCCTCTCAGGTTTCCGTCTTTATCAAAGATATAATTGTCAATTGGGCTATTGACATCTTTATTCTCATACAGTTGCGTCGTCTCACCGGTTACAAAATTGATTTTATACGGCTCAAAGATCTGCTTATTGTTTTTGTTCATTGTTACGACAACAAAATCAGTATCTTTTATAGGTATGATGGCTCCCAGAGTAATTCCGTCAAACGGCGTCAGATCCTTAAGGTTATTTCCGTCAACATCAGCAGCATAAAGATGAATGTTTTCATTCCCTCCTTTGTCCTGGGTATAGAATAAACGATTTTTGTTCAACCATCCATAACTTTTGATCAGATCATCCTTTTCAACAATGGCTTTCGTTATCTTTCCGGTACTAAGCTCTTTAACGTAGACATGATTTTTACTGTCCTTATCTTTTTCTTTATAGGAAAGGTATTTACCATCAGGAGATATTTTAAATGCTGAAGCTTTTGGTCTGGCAAAATAATCTTCAACTTTATATTTGAAATTTCCTTTGTCGTAAGAAACCAGTTTCTCAAGACTGGCTTTGGAAGAAGGTAAGGTAGGGTCTCCAGGCAGTTTAGCTGTAGAATTTTGTGCGTTAATCATAATCGAAGAAAGTACGATATAAGCCGTACCGAAAATTTTGGAATTAAGATTCATAACTTATGTTTTAGGGTTAAAACTAGTCAGTATTTAAACTTTTACATTCATAAAAGAATAAGCACCTCTTATACAATAAGACAGCTAAAACCTTAAAATGTTACATTATTTTTTATTTTTATTTCGAAAAAGTATGAATTTTTTTAAATAAACAAGTCTATAAGCAGTACTTTAATGTAAATAGATTCCGAAGTACCAGGTCCACGCTATTAGAATAATTTGCATGGGAATTCTTTGAACATACAGATATCTCATTCCGGGGCCGGTATGATCAGCCTTGAAGATATTAATATTTTTCCTGGAAGAATTGATGTTGGCTATAAATACCAACAGGTAAAAAATAATAAGTAAGATGGCCGTCATTTCCCTGATAGAAGGGATCATCAAGCCTATTCCTGCAGCAATTTCCAAAACTCCGGTAGCATAAACCCAGAACATTTTACCCGGCATAAAATCAGGAATCATCATAGCCATTCCTTTCTGGAATTTAAAATGTGAAAAACCGGTGAATATAATAAAAACAGCCATTCCCAGATTTCCTGAAAATAAAAAATCCGGCTTTCCGTGAAACACTGTTGTTCCCAGCAAAGCCAGAATAAATGTACCAAATAGGACTACTAATAATTTCATATTTTTTCCTTAAAGATATTCCACTTGAGATGAGTGCCGGCTTATCAGACTGCGCCAAAGCTCACTCCTTCCGCCAGGCTTTTAACGACCATTAATCCTTTTGTAAAGCCTGTATCCATATGATCCTGCCATTCTTTTTCAACCTGAACTTCAGTATGGAGTTTGGTTTTTCCGCCAAAATCAATTAAAAAATACTTTTCAAAAGAACCATTCCACTCCATAACTTCTTTGCTTTGAGTGTCCTCATTTCCGTCTTTATCTACCATTCCCAGATGTTTAAAAACAATCTGGTTAGGTTCATCGAGGCTATCAATTGTTGAAACCATTCCTTCTCCTTTGGCATTCAGAAAATAAGTTTTCCCGCCAACTTTCCAGTCAGATTTCATGATTGATCCCGTACCAAAATACTGGGTCCATTTACTATACGTTTCAGGATTCCACAATATGTCCCAGACTTTCTGCATGGGAGCATCGATTACTGTTTCATACGATAGGGTTTCCATATTTTTTATTTTTGTGATTAATTGGTATTTTGTGTATTTTTTGTTCGGTTTTAAAGCTGATTTTCTGAAAGATGCTTGACAATAAGTAATGCTTTAGGAAACTTTTCTTCAAAGAAATCTTTAAATTCCGCCGGAGTCTGAATTTTTGTTTTCAACAGCGTACCTTCATCATTTTCCTCAAGAAAATAAGATTCTGTGGCATCTCCCCAATCTTTAGCAACTTCAATACCTTCATAAATTTCTCCGAGATGCAGAAATTTTATTTCCTCATTGGGAATCACTTTTTCAACCCTGCTGTACATTCCATTATGCTTAGGATCCAAAAACTTAATGATATTATTCTCTTCTAATGTTCCTTCATAAAAAGAACCTTCCATAAAAGCTGTTGTCCATTGTTTATAAGTGATCTCTCCCCAAAGAACGCTCCATACTTTTTCCGGTTCTGCATTGATTTCAATTTCGTATGACAAATATTCCATATTATTTATTTTAGTGTGATTAACAAGATTTAAAATCTCTCAGGTGAGATATTGTATAATTGATTACTTATATTTTTAATTACCTTCCAACGAAGTCGCCACCACTGATATGAATCACTTTTCCTTTACTATACCTGAAACTTTGGAAGCCAGAAAATATAGGATGAGACAACTTCTGAAGGTAGCCCTGTGTTTTCATAAGCAAATCCTTTCTCTACATCACATCAAACAATAAGCCGAAATAACTTTAAGAATTATAAGCGTCTTCTAAATCCTGTATAATAATTTTCTGCATCTTCATCATTGCCTGCACCACTTTATAGGCTTTTTCCTGATTCGAATCATTCATTAACTGAATCAATCTTTTGGGAACAATTTGCCAGCTTAATCCATATTTATCTTTTAACCAACCACACATGCTTTCTCTTCCTCCGTCGTTGGTGAGGGTATTCCAATAGTGATCTGTTTGCTGCTGATCATCAGTCATTACTACCAAAGAAATACCTTCATTAAAATCAAACTGATGATCGTAGGAATTATCCATACAATACAAGCTATAATTGTTTATGCTAAACTGAGCATGCTGTACATTTTCCGCCGGTTCCTGTGCTCCATGTCCTTCACTTCCTTCACCGTAAGTTAAAATATTCCCAATCTTTGAGTTGGGAAAAGTTCTGGTATAAAGTTCCATAGCTTCTCTGGCTTTACCATCATTTTCATGGATAAACATTAATGTAGGAACTATTTTTTGATCACCTGATTTTTCGCCCAGAAATAGCTGCCAGGAAACTCCATACTGATCTTGTACCCAACCGTATTTTTTACTCCATGAATAAGAGCCCAGTTCCATCAAAGCCATTCCACCTTCCAACAATTGATCCCAATATTTCTGGAGTTCATCTTCTGTATCACAGATTACCATGAAAGAAATGGAAGCATTTTTCTTGAACTGAGCGCCACCGTTTAACAGCATTATTCTTTGCCCGAATAGGTCAATATTCATAACAACAGGGGTATCCGCAGTAATTTCACCTCCAAAAACCTTACAATAAAATTCTGCGGATTGTTTTGCATCTCCGTCATACCAGAGACATGGGAAAATATCGTTATTCATAACTTTAAGTTTTAATTTGATTTAATGATTTTTTGATGTTGATTTTTATGGACTGGATTTTCACATTGTGCTTCGATTCATTCTTAGCGACAAGTATTTTTACTGCGTTGATTCTTTTCAGCCATAATTTCTACTGAAATTACGTCGATTGTTAAAAAACATATCCCAAAAGAAATCTCATGCCTTCGCCCATAAATTGATTACCTCGCTTTATTTGCAATGACACGTACAATTTCCCTTTTTTTATTTATGCTTCTTTAAAAAATACCTGATTCTCTTTCATATGATTCTTCAGTTTCACCATCGTATTTTTCCCAAAACCATGCAACTGCATAATTTCTTTTTCAGAATAATCCGACAGCTTTTCCAAAGAATCTATTTTTTCTTTTCCCAGAGATTTCCTTGCCGGTATGGCAATTATATCCTGAAGAAATTCATCTTTAGAATCATAATTAAGCGCATAAATGGAGTTTAAACTCTTTGACATGATAATCAGATTAATCATGGCTGCAAAAAATGTTTTTAGTGGTTCTCAACGTATTTGTGAAAATTATTGAGAATGGCATACCACCCTTCTCGCTGCATCTCCACAGAATTTTGTTTTTCGGGATCAAAAATTTCAATAACTTTCGTTGTATTCTCGTCGATTTTTTCGAAAATCACTTCCACTTTTCTTCCGTCTGCAATATGATATTTTATTTTTTCCTGAGGAATAATTTCGTCGTACGTTCCTTCAAAATCAAATCCGAAGCTTTTATCTTTTGCTTCCATTCTGTTTTTGAATTTCCCGCCTACCCGAAGGTCATTTTCAGAACTAGGGCACTGCCAGCTTTCATGGGCAAAATTCCATTTCATAATATGTTTAGGCTCGTTAAAGTAATTCCAAACCTTTTCTGCCGGTGCTAAAATTGTAATGTCGATTGTAATTGGATCCATAGTTCTTTTTTTGTGATTGAATAAAAGAGCTACCCACAAAATGGGCACTCTTTTTTATAACGGTTAAATATAAGATTATTTTGTGTATTCGTCATTATAATTCACCATCCAATGAACGCCGTACTTATCCTGGAAGCTTCCGAAATAATCGCCCCAAAACTGGTCTTCAAGCGGCATTTCTACATTTCCTCCATCTGAAAGTCCTTTGAAAAGTCTTTCTGCCTCGTCTCTTGAATCAGGGAAAATAGATACATAATTGTTATTTCCCACGGTCAGAGTTTGTCCAAATCCCGGAACGATATCTGACGCCATCAGAAGATCTCCTCCGATTGGTAGTGCAATATGCATGACTCTGTTTTTTTCTTCTTCTGAAAGATTTTCTGTACCCGGAGCATTTCCCATTTTATGAATTTCGCCCACAAATTCTCCCCCGAATACGGTCTTGTAAAAATTGAATGCTTCTTCAGCTGTTCCATCGAAATTTAAGTACGGATTTAATTTAGCCATGATTTTTAATTTTAAAATGTTATTATTTTTATTGATTCACAAATAGTTTCAATGTTTAAACGACTATTTGTCTTTTAATTTTTATGTAAAAATTTTTCTACTTCCTGAGTGGTAAAATCAATTTTATTTTTATCGACAAACCCCTCGAAATCTGCCATCATATACGCTCCGTGAACGCCAGGAAGAATCATAAGCTGAGAGCCTTCCACCAAACGCCACATGGCAACTGTATGTTCAGGTTTCATAACGTCCTTATCTCCACTGATAAATAATGTGGGACATTGTATTGAAGTTAAAACCTTATCATCCCAGTCTTCAAAAGTCTGCATTCTCTTGCTGTCTTTATCAAAAAGGTTCTCCAGTTTCGAAAAATCCGGATTGAGATTTAAAAAATTTATTTTCAGCGGTTCAGGCATAGAATCTAACCTCGCTTCCTGCATCGATTCAAAGAAACCATCCATCATTCCGTTTTTTTTATAAAATGCTGAAGCCACTACCAGATTTTCTACTACTTCGGGATAACGATACGCTATCTGCATTACGGTGTTCCCTCCATTACTGAATCCCCAGAACGAAGCGTAGTCAATATTCAGTTCAGCCAAAAGAGCTACTACATCATGAGCATCCTGTTCAAAAGTTTCAGGGATGTCACGATGTTCGCTTCTTCCATGATTTTGCAGGTCTACTCCAATAAGCTGAAATTGATGCTGCAACCTTTCAATAACTTCTTTGAAATCGAATAAAATAGAAGAACCTCCACCGTGAATTAATACCAGTGGTTTTCCGGAACCATAGATTTCATAATACATCTCGATTCCGTTCACATGTTTATAGCCTTTTTCAACCGGATTCATCGATTAATATTTAATGTTTTCATCCATATCATACTTCATTCCCGGATAGCCTAAAATCTTACGCATCAAACCTATCTGTCCGCAGAGATAATCTTCCCGTCCGATGCACATTCCCGTGAAATTAAGTTTGGTTTCTTTAACAAAAGGAACGTTCATTCCTATTTCAAATATCTCATCCAACTCTTCATCTGAAGCTTCCAGAAGTTTCTGATAGATCTTTGGTGAAATTTCATGGAAATTTTTTTTCAGTTCCGCTATACCCGGATATTTAAAACTTTCATCTAATGCTTTTCCCTGAAAAAACAGATCATTATAAGGATCCTGTTCCTGCAGCCCAAGTACCCAGGCCAGGCCGTAGCGCATGTTGATAAAGTTCCCGGCCATCCAGACGATATGATTGGTTTTATTTTCAATTCTTTTCACTGTGTCTTCTTCCGAAATGCCGTCCAAAACGTTTATAAAGCTTTGGGTATGCATTCTGTAAGCGGGAATAATGACTTCTAATTTTTTTGATTTTGGTGTGTCCATTTTTTATTTTTTTATGGATTGGTTTGTAGTGTTGGAAAAGCGCTAAGGCGCAAGAGAATTGACAAACTGTATGTTGCAGGACGCGAAGATTTTATCTTCGATAAAATTGAATACTGCATATTTCATGTACTTTAGATAAAAAAGATATTGTAAAACCTTTGCATCTCTAAGTTTTCAACTCTTCATCACGCAGATTACTTTATAACTCCCGGTTTTCCTAAAATTCTGCGAAGATATCCCAGTTGTCCGCTATGGTAGATTTCATGCAGGCAGAGTATAGAAATATCGTTGATGCTTTCAGGTTTGAAATAATCAATATTATTCAGTTTTGCTTCCAGTTTATCCTGAGATTGATTGAAATAGGTTTTTAATTCTTCAAAGTTTATCAATTCATCTTTGTGTTCCAATGCAATTTCACCCCGGTTGTAAAAGGAAAATTCCCCCATGTCCCAAACAGATTCTTCACCCAGAATGTTCAGGAAAGCATTTCTGATATAAATTAAATGTCCAAAGATCCAATTCATACAATTGGCTTCACCATTGGGGAAAATCATTGATTCTTCATGGGTGATTCCTTCTATATTTAAAGAGATGACTTTACCGTTACTGAATACCTGAATTTTGGCAAATTCTATTGTTTCTGATTTTGTTTCCATGTGATGAGTTATTTATTCTGATGGCAGTTGAGAAAGATCTCCATACATTATTTCCCACTGATGTCCGTCGATATCTGCAAAAGCACTTTGATACATCCATCCCTGATCGTTTGGTTCACTGTATTTTGATCCTCCGTTTTCGATGGCCGTTTTTACCATTCGATCTACTTCATCACGGCTGCTAACCCCTATAGCAAGAAGAACCTGGGTAGTATCACCTTTAGCAAAAGGTCTGTTGGTAAAAGTCTGGAAAAATTCTTCTTTCAAAAACATGGTGTAGATATGATCTTCTTCCATGATTACACATATTGCTTTATCATTTGAGAATTGTTCATTGATAGAGAAGCCGAGCTTCGTCCAGAATGATCTGGTCTTTTGTACGTCCTTTACAGGTAAATTGACGTAAATCTGGTTAATTTTCATTTTGTAATTTTTGGTGTTAAACTGTTACTCAAAATTACCAGTAACAGAGGAAATTTCACTTGTCATACGGCAAGATTTAATTTTCTCCGGATGGCAAATGATGAAGATTTAAGATTTATTGTGCCGGCATTTGAGAAGGATCGGCAAACGTTATATTCCAGCCATGCCCGTTGATATCCCAGAAAGAGTTTTGATACATCCATCCGTAATCTTCAGGCTCTTCATGTTGTGACGCACCATTTTGCAAGGCAGTATTTACTACATGATCAACTTCTTCGCGGCTGTTCAGGCCAATAGCAACAAGAACCTGAGTCGTATTAGCCGGAGCAACAGGCCTGTCGATAAAAGTCCTGAAATATTCTTCTACAAGAAACATGACATAGATACTGTCTTCTTTCATCACAACGCATGCTGCTTTGTCATCTGAAAATTGTTCATTGATGGAAAACCCTAGCTTAGTCCAGAATTCTTTTGTTTTCTGCACATCTTTTACGGGAAGGTTTACATAGATTTGATTGGCTTTCATTTTGTAATTTTTAGTGTTAAACTTTAAACCAAAATTACCAAGGTTGAATGAAAGTCTACTTGCCATAAGGCAAGATTTAATTTTTCTTGGGATGAGACACAATTTCCTTACGGATGCGGCTTAGAGATGTATCTGTAACACCCAGATAGGAAGCGATCTGCTTCAAAGGGGCAAATTGTACAACTTTGGATTTTTGTTCCAGCAGATTGAGGTATCTTCTTGTCGCGGAAAGGGTAAACATCTCCACAGATCTTTGTTTATAATCGAAAAGCTCTTTAGACATCCATGATCTTCCCCATTCTCTAAGGTTGGGGATTTTATGAAATAATTCCTGGAATGTATCATAATCAAGTTTCCAGCATTCACAATCTGTAATACAAACGATGTTTTCCTGAGACGGTATTCTTTGAAACATGGAAAGAACTTCGATGATTACTTCATTTTCTACAAAAAAGTGAGTGGTTACTTCGTTTCCGTTAAAATCATTGACAAAAGAACGGGCAAGGCCACTATCTAAAATATAGTATTCATTGGCTGTTTTGCCTTCTTCCAGGATAAAATCTCCTTTCTGAAATGATGTTTTCTCATGAGCCTGAAATATTTCGTCAAGTTCTTCTTGAAGAAAAAACGGAAAATCGTAGCATATTTCCAGGGATTTATTAGTCATCAGGTCAATTTTTTTAAGATTTTAAAAATAGAATTTTTAATTGAATTATGAATAAAAAATATTAAACAAATCATCAATTAACCTTAAAAAAACGCACACATCTTACTGAAATCAAACTATTCAGTGAATAATATTAATTTAAACACCAAAAAAAATATTAATCGTAAAGCATTTATTATTACAATCCGAAAATATAGTTGTAGTGTTACTCTTACCAGCTTTAAAACAATGATAACTGAATCGGCTTTGGTTTCTGAGCATCCCCGAAAACCGCTTTACCTCCAAACTGCCACGAGTTTTGCCTTTCTTCTTCAATCACTTCCTGAATATCAAAATCAGGGGTAAAATCTTTTTCTGCGGTGGTTATAATTTGGTGAAGTTTATTCAAAGATTTCAGTTTGTCAGAATTTCCAAGTTTTGATTTTTCTATTCCTTTTCTCAGGATATCAATGCTTTCGTCATACGTTTTTGTAGGCACCGGAAAAGGATGACCGTCTTTACCTCCGTGAGCAAAAGAAAATCTTGCAGGATCTTTAAATCTTGATGGCGCTCCGTGAATAACCTCACTAACTAAAGCTAAAGACTGCATTGTTCTCGGCCCAACACCTTCCAGCATCAGCAAATCTTCAAAATTTTGAGGCTGCTGCTCCCGGGTGATGTATAAAAGAGCACCCAGACGTTTCAAATCTACATCAGAAGTGCGTACATCATGATGTGCAGGAAGAATCAATCTTGAAAAATCACTCATTACGTTAACGGAATCGGTATGAGAAATATCTAAAATCCCTTTACGGTTTTCTGAAGCTTCTGAAGCGGTAAGATTTAGAATTTCTCCTCTTGAAATCCCATTGATTCCGGTATGAGGTTCTTCGATAAACGATTTTATATTTTCAGAATGCCAGTGGTAACGCCTTGCTGTTCCATCAGATTCGTGCATTCCCTGCTGAATGACGCTCCAGTTTCCGTTATCTGATAATACGAAATTATGCAGATACAATTGATATCCGTCCTGAATAGCAGTATTATCCACTTTGGCAGATAGTTTACTGGCTCTCACCAGTTCTGTTCCGTTCAGGCCTGTTTTATCTGCAATCC is part of the Chryseobacterium lactis genome and encodes:
- a CDS encoding VOC family protein, which translates into the protein MASRLSFNLGNFGLKFNTKNYKMKANQIYVNLPVKDVQKTKEFWTKLGFSINEQFSDDKAACVVMKEDSIYVMFLVEEYFRTFIDRPVAPANTTQVLVAIGLNSREEVDHVVNTALQNGASQHEEPEDYGWMYQNSFWDINGHGWNITFADPSQMPAQ
- a CDS encoding DUF763 domain-containing protein, whose product is MKRSGTADLPLHYGKVPPWLYERMSVLGLSIIEVILMDYGKDEVLRRLADPFWFQSFGAVMGMDWHSSGITTSVMGALKRSINPNSQSLGIYICGGKGKFSRETPSELIRIADKTGLNGTELVRASKLSAKVDNTAIQDGYQLYLHNFVLSDNGNWSVIQQGMHESDGTARRYHWHSENIKSFIEEPHTGINGISRGEILNLTASEASENRKGILDISHTDSVNVMSDFSRLILPAHHDVRTSDVDLKRLGALLYITREQQPQNFEDLLMLEGVGPRTMQSLALVSEVIHGAPSRFKDPARFSFAHGGKDGHPFPVPTKTYDESIDILRKGIEKSKLGNSDKLKSLNKLHQIITTAEKDFTPDFDIQEVIEEERQNSWQFGGKAVFGDAQKPKPIQLSLF
- a CDS encoding VOC family protein: MAKLNPYLNFDGTAEEAFNFYKTVFGGEFVGEIHKMGNAPGTENLSEEEKNRVMHIALPIGGDLLMASDIVPGFGQTLTVGNNNYVSIFPDSRDEAERLFKGLSDGGNVEMPLEDQFWGDYFGSFQDKYGVHWMVNYNDEYTK
- a CDS encoding Crp/Fnr family transcriptional regulator — protein: MTNKSLEICYDFPFFLQEELDEIFQAHEKTSFQKGDFILEEGKTANEYYILDSGLARSFVNDFNGNEVTTHFFVENEVIIEVLSMFQRIPSQENIVCITDCECWKLDYDTFQELFHKIPNLREWGRSWMSKELFDYKQRSVEMFTLSATRRYLNLLEQKSKVVQFAPLKQIASYLGVTDTSLSRIRKEIVSHPKKN
- a CDS encoding alpha/beta fold hydrolase — its product is MNPVEKGYKHVNGIEMYYEIYGSGKPLVLIHGGGSSILFDFKEVIERLQHQFQLIGVDLQNHGRSEHRDIPETFEQDAHDVVALLAELNIDYASFWGFSNGGNTVMQIAYRYPEVVENLVVASAFYKKNGMMDGFFESMQEARLDSMPEPLKINFLNLNPDFSKLENLFDKDSKRMQTFEDWDDKVLTSIQCPTLFISGDKDVMKPEHTVAMWRLVEGSQLMILPGVHGAYMMADFEGFVDKNKIDFTTQEVEKFLHKN
- a CDS encoding VOC family protein — encoded protein: MKINQIYVNLPVKDVQKTRSFWTKLGFSINEQFSNDKAICVIMEEDHIYTMFLKEEFFQTFTNRPFAKGDTTQVLLAIGVSSRDEVDRMVKTAIENGGSKYSEPNDQGWMYQSAFADIDGHQWEIMYGDLSQLPSE